Proteins encoded within one genomic window of Gigantopelta aegis isolate Gae_Host chromosome 2, Gae_host_genome, whole genome shotgun sequence:
- the LOC121376935 gene encoding ADP-ribosylation factor-like protein 15, with protein sequence MCENVQLICALCRVGAYSLYRRICCKGPPPVRPNICVLCLGLSGVGKSSLLAMLSGDDFHKVEPTIGFSIKAILFDECILEVKELGGSDTVRQFWDRYYQGMQGIIFVINSTGTDEELEYAKTELRKALDHPSIRGLPLLVLANFQNQPGAKTADEISKFMDLESETNKRQWTIQGCSLDDKEGTQSGFLRFNEFLLDNMEKRAAENGAGEINRV encoded by the exons ATGTGTGAAAATGTACAACTTATTTGCGCTCTGTGTAGAGTTGGAGCATATTCG CTCTATCGCCGTATATGCTGTAAAGGGCCCCCACCCGTCCGACCCAACATCTGTGTACTGTGTCTGGGACTTTCAGGGGTTGGGAAGAGCAGTCTTCTAGCAATGCTAAGTGGAGATGACTTCCACAAGGTGGAACCAACTATTG GTTTTAgcataaaagctatcttgtttgATGAGTGCATTCTTGAGGTGAAAGAACTTGGAG GTTCGGACACTGTGCGACAGTTTTGGGATCGGTACTACCAGGGCATGCAgggtattatttttgttataaacaGTACGGGAACAGACGAGGAGTTGGAGTATGCGAAAACAGAACTGAGGAAAGCTTTAGATCACCCGTCAATCCGGGGATTACCACTTCTAGTACTGGCCAACTTCCAGAACCAACCTGGTGCTAAAACTGCAGATGAG aTTTCAAAGTTTATGGACCTTGAGTCGGAAACAAACAAGCGTCAGTGGACGATACAGGGATGCTCCCTAGATGACAAGGAGGGAACGCAGTCAGGCTTTTTGAGATTTAACGAATTTCTCCTGGACAATATGGAGAAACGAGCGGCCGAAAATGGGGCAGGTGAAATCAACCGTGTTTAG